The following nucleotide sequence is from Primulina tabacum isolate GXHZ01 chromosome 2, ASM2559414v2, whole genome shotgun sequence.
ctctCGATGCCTAGTGTGAAGTATTCACTCACTGGCCACAAAGTTTCGAATATTtgttcattcaaaaagaattaaaaatggGACAATGACGGTGGATAAAGTTACTCAAAGAATGTgacttgacaataagctaccaCGCCAGCAAGGCAAATAAGATAGCCAATACTTTGAGTCAAACATGGGTAAGATAACCCTAGCATCACTCTCtgtgcaatcatgtcttctagaAGCAGTCAAGCTAAATCAGAGTCGAGACATGACACTAGAGAAGTTCAAAGAACAAGCCAAGGAAATAAAGTCGTCAGATTTTCAAGTGGGCCCAGACATAATCTTGGGGATGAGAGGACGATTGTGTGAGCCAGACATCGAAAATCTTCGATAAGAAGTGATGTTAGAGGCGCATAAGTCAACATTCCAGATCTATACCAttagtacaaagatgtatagagatttgaaaaaaaaagtttcTAGCAAAACAGAATAAAAATAGATGTCGCCGAGTTTATATTTAAGTGACAAGTATGCCAACAAGTGAAAGTCGATCATCAGCGACATGGAGAATTACTGCAACAGTTAGAAtcccagaatggaaatgagaacatatttccatggatttcgtagtagaaTTTCCAAAGTCAATATAGATTCAAGACGGGATATggataatcgtagatagactcacaaaatctacgTACTTTCCACTCGTTCGAAGGAATTATAATATTGATAAGTTGACTACTCTATACGTGGATAACATTATGCGGCTACATGGTGTGCCAACAATCATAATGACGGATAGATatccaagatttgtgtaacgTTTGTGGTAGAGCTTTCAAGAAGCCATGAGAACAAAAGTCACTCTTAATACGGCTTATCGTCCTTAAAATGATGGTCAAACAAAGAGAATGATTCAAATCCTAGAGGGTTTGATAAGAGCATGTGCCATAGACTTCAGTAGTAATTGAAGTGAACATATACCCCTGATAATATTCGcctacaataacagttatcCCGTCAATATTGGAATGACTCCAGTTGAAGCCTTTACGGACGgaagtgtcgatcaccactgtacTGGGACAAAATAAAGGAGACATCCATAACAGGCCAGAACTATTCCAAGCGACAATGGAAAAATTGGCCACTATCAAAGACATACTCAAGGCTGCATAGGACCAGCAAAAGAGTTAGTCTGATCTTTAAAGATGACAAGTGGAATTCACATTGGGTGAACACCTTATATAAGGGTCTCACTGATGAAAGAATCATTAAATTCAGTAAAGTTGAAAAAGTGAAACCTTAGTACATAGAACCATTCAAAATTCTGGAGAGATTGGCACATTGGCTTACAGAATAGAATTGCCACCAGATATGTGTAGAATCCGCAATGTATTCCACAAGTTCAAACTAAGGAAATACATCCCGAACCCAAGTAATGTTGTGGAAATTAAACTGCTCATGATCAAATGTAACTTGAGGAAAGAGCATAAATATGAAGTTGTCTCTATTCATATTGTGGACATCAAAGACCAAATACTGAGACAACGtatcattccctacgtcaaggtTCAATGGTCAAACCACACAGAACGAGAAAACTACTTGAGAGTTTGAAGAAAAAATACGCAAGCAATATCCCTACCATTTCGAAAGTCAAGCcgactcaagtttcgaggacgaaacttatAATAAgaagggagggatgtgagaacctaaATTTTTGGGcatgcaattaattaaatatagacatgtatgagaatttattttcgagttataataaaattcgaaaatattaaataatacatggtattGAAAATTTCAagccaataaatacatgaaattcaaaattcagtacaaatcatgtattaatttcgaaataaggctggatatcaatcaaattggaaggaaatattacatacAAGGCAGCTTTTCTCAGCAAGGAAACATATCAATATTTGTGGAAGGAACATCTCCAAATTTTGGAAGGAAAATCAATCGATTTATGGTAGGATTCTTACCCAGCACCTATAAATACCCCCTTAGCCTTTGAAATTTTCACCCCTCATTCTAgcaagcaattttcgaaattgctcTCACAAGTGCTCccaagaattttcgaaattttctcccaaaaattctgcactagtcatcaaaattctttcaaagttcagaaattcgtttctctcGTTCGGGTGCTcggaatccgatctccaccgttcagaatatgcttccatatgttttgaataacatatccaaatttcagcaaaatccaacggttagtttttcgtttatagcctttgaaagaaaactgctcagattttaggcgggaattcagcatacctacggtttttctgtatgaacaggcctaaacgacttccaaacccgatcttcactgttcataatatatttaacgtaCTTGTGAACGTACTGTAAAATTTGGAGTCCGATCCAACGGTGAAATAAGGTACAGTGAATTTTTCAAAGACGGCTGATTTTCCGGTAGATGTGCTGCTGCGTCTTCGAGGGgttggttgcatgattcttctatagtttcagagttcttcacgttttcttccagtatgaggtaagtgggcttgttttaaagattaaactttcgtttatgcatatttatttcgtgtgtttttgaaaatacggtcgagtacaTGTTCTTTTCCCGCTCCTTCTTGTGTTGTTGTCATTCGTTTttaagcactgtgaggagtcgactgtatatgggtgggaatcccaaccatgacgtacccttacgcggtgggggatataaccgctatacggcctcgcccccttagaggagtaaaaattagggactgatatcagtaaaccatagaaagtggatgaatctcagtgctggtaaatgttatgcatgtgatatgaatgatgttatgtaagtgcaagtcatgtgattttcgaaattatgcatgttgttatattgtTCTCGAACGGGCCCCAActtgctgagtgacgaccatatcactcaccccttactttactctccccagataaatcagaaaagaaaatcgaggaggatgagcaagaccagttttggggctgataataagattattcaagaagtttattttagttttggcttagtaagttgtaaaagcttccgcatattatttttatcattttaagaatctacgttgtaaagacaatcttttAAACTGGTTTTttgtttatactgtactacgaggcttgttgttttcaattgtgtggttgtaaaacaacgccggtgtcaactaaccccggctcggggcgtgacagcaacaccatgtTGAAGGTCATCCATAATCTATTTTTCGAATATTTCAGCGCATGATGCATTGTATAGCAAACTGCAACTGAACTAGAATATTTTTTGGTAGCCTTCACACACAAGGAAAAAAATAATCTTGCAACACCTCAACAAAGGACAAACTCGAATGCGTCGAGGTTAAGAAATCAATAATCAATCCCTTATACCAGGTAAATCATCGCTGACTTCTCTAAAATACAAAGTAGACATTCATTAATCAATAATTGCCACCAAAATTTCATACCTCAAGAAATCAATAATCAATCCCTTTTACCAAGTAAATCATTACTGACTTCTCTAAAATACAAAGTAGACATTCATTAATCAATAATTGCCAGCAAAATTTCATACCTCGACCAGATACAACAGCTTATCAAGGAAAACCTGAAAACAAAACTAGCTCAGCATACcaactaaattaaaatttatcaacttaaGACACGATACTTGGCTAAAGATTGTCATACCATAGCTTCACATAACTTGCCTATCAGCAGCCTCAGCAACAAGAGGCAACCTTGGAAGTTGGCCCAGCAAACAGGAAGAAGATCCATAAATCAAGCAAACGAACAGAAACAAGAACACAGTACTATCCAAACTCATAACTAAATCCAATCCCACACCCTCTCTAGGGCTGAAACTTCTCTCCAAAAGGTCAAGAAATATCAAGAGCACGTCAAGAACTATAGCCTGCATAGTattcactacaaaaaaaaaacggAGTTAGCGACggtcaaaaccgtcgctaaaaccgtcgcaaaaggGTCAGGCGACGGTTTTCACGACGGTTTGACAGTCCGTAACGGGAGGTTGCGTCGCCTTCTagaagcgacggtttttcaactCCCGTCTcatgtagcgacggtttttttgaagaaaatcgTCGCtatatttgcgacggttttataaaaccgtcgctccattagcgacggtttatataaacaccgtcgctaatataAGCGATGGAtatataaaaccgtcgctacatgAAACGACGGTTTTTTTGAAGAATAATATAGCGACGATTTTGAAAAAGCCGTCGCTATATTAATCGGCGTGAAATTGGGATTCCTCACAACAACAAAGTAAAGGGTCAAGAATACCAGAAGCCCATTAAAAGGAAAGCTCTTGAAGATCTTAATAGCGGGAAGAAAGGGCTGGATGATGGTTTGGAATGGAGAGAACTGTGTGATGACATATTTTCCGTACTGAATTCCATCAAAGAAAGGGTAGAAGTAGGTGATAGCTGAGATTAAACGGTCAGGCGCATTAGCTGAGTTGCTACCCTTGGATTGGGATGTGATGGTGAATTTTCTGGTAGTTGTAAGTTTTCTCAAGGGCGGAGTGCGGAAGTTGAGCGGCGAGAATCTGAGGCTCGGATTTAAAGATGAAGAAAACGCGTAAAGTGGTTGCTTAACAAATGTAGCTGCAGGGGTGGAGAAGAGATTAATGGTCGTGGCCATCGCTGAACGAGACTGAAAATGGCcgaaaaaatctcaaaattggGGTGAGTGGATGAATTATGTGTCGTAGATTGCATTGTACAAATCTCGAAACTTGTATCTACCAAATATGACCCAAATAGGCCAAGGTCCAACTTCTCTGGGCTTATAAAAAACTGTGTTGATGGCACCCGCCTCTCCCAAATGTATTCTAAAACAAAAGATCCGTTATCAGACGCTCTCTAAAATTATTCGTAAGGAACTTGGTTCAGATTTTGAAATGTATGCTTTCTTGGAAGTAATATATCTTAAATTAACAAGGTTACTGCATTAACTCATAAAATAAGTAAAACTATATCTTAAATCAACAAGTTTACTGCAATAACTTATAAAATaagtaaaaattcaaaatattagaTATTCACATAAAATCATTCTTCGGGCGAGGCATTTCGAATTACAAAACTTTTATGTAAAGCTGCCTATCTCGAGTGAAGAAAGTGATTGATCAAGCGTGAGCTCGTTTTTACAAATGTGAAATCGTGTAGAACAATGGAAGTTTTTGACGGAGCAAACCACGTGGGATGATAAGGAATGGCATGAAGAGGAAAAGCTTGATAGGAATGTAAGATACAGTTATTTTTCTTGCGCATggaaatttcaaaattacagAAGCTATACAAAGACACTGTTATTAGAACTGGCATATACGTCGATGGCTTGTAGCTCATCTAAAACCAAGGTTCAAGTTTGAGACGATGTACCGGATTCGAGATAATTGTAACAAACTCTTCCTCCAATCACAAAATGAACCACCAACATATCCACTTGGGAAACTTTCAGTTCATTGCAAATTAGAGCAAATATACACgaccaaaattatatatcaacTCAATACAAAAATCTAGATGGAATACAAGAAAGTGCTTCCTTGACCAAAAAATAAGAATCTTGTCTATATACCCATGAAGCAGGCGTGATGAAGCTTTTAGTCACTTGTCAAAAGAATGAAATTCTCAGTTCTCAATGCTATCATCAATCTTGCCACCAAGGAGGATGTTCTCAATTAGTTGGTTGATAGAATTTCCTCTACCCCGAgtaatttgcaaaataaatgaaatGCAAAAAACTAAACAGCTGAAAACTAATGATATGTTAATAGTGTGCAATACGGCTGCTCACCTTGATGCCAATTGCTGTTGCTGTTTTTATCTTAATCAGCTCGCCTAATCTTAAAGATCCTCTCTTACTATCTTTCATAAAGACGAGAGGCACATTTCTTGAATCAGCCAAAGCAGGCAGATGTTTCGTTAGCCACCGAGGATTGCAATCGGATGCTAGAAATATTGCCTACACATACACAACATTTAATCTCTTGTTAAAATAAACGCGGCTAGCAGGCATCGATTCCGAGAAGACGATCATCACTTGCAATGGCCAAAGATAAGAGGGATTCAAAGAGCACGGGGTATACACTAGCCAAAAAATCAAAACGTGGCACAACCAGACAGAATTGGATTTAGCAAATCACAAATTAATCCACCACAACTAGATGAAAGTGCCAAAGGGGAATTATCACAAACAATTGACCTGAAGGTAGAGTCTCGGGGCTTTGCTATCATCATGATTGGGTGAAGGAGACTCCTCAGAAGACCCTGCCATGCCCCTTCTCGGAGGCATCCGTTCAAGCACACGCATGACTTCATTCACCCCGACTGAAAATTGTTGCTGATAATCACaaacattttaaattcaaaagttGATACAAAAACAGAATGAAAACGTACAAACAAAACGAGTGCGAGCAGAGAATGGATACTGAGATGAAGATCATTAATGCAAAATTAGAACCTTGACCCAAAATTTATAAGGTAAAGCTGCATCCAGAGCTCTAGCCGATTCTATCTCCCTGCCCAAAGAACCATCCAAGTTCCCTTAATCTCACCCAATTCAAAAGCAAAAGCATTCAACTTATATTACAATAAAAGCCAGATCAAAGCAGTCCTCATattgaaaaaattcaaaatttcatgcataataGTTGTTTCTCTAAAACAACAAAATCTGACCAACTCATTAAATCCCTTTTCCATAAAAAGCGGTGAAAAATGTATCGACTATTCATCACAAATTATATTACCTCTGGAATGATTTGAGAAAAGTGGCAAGACTTTCTCCATCAAAGAAACTGCATGAACACACATTTGCAACAATCAGATTCAAGTACAATGACAAACTCACAGACACGAATAAAGGCCCGCAACCGCAATGAATTAGAACGAGCGAATAAAGGTGATTCACATACAGCTGGGACTGAATGTGAGCAATCGGATCTTCTACAGCCTCGGCGGTGGAAGACTCAGCATCGCCCGCTGTTCTCTTCTTACTTCGCATGTCCGCAACAGCCCAATTTgtttttttagaaaaacaatTCTTGTAAATCGTAAAAGCCCTAAATGCATCGTTGGCGTTGAtgaaatctatatatatatatatatagatatagtaTGAAAAAATTATGGCAAGAAATGTACTGATCTATTTTatatttgataaattttaaactttgaatgtattttgttatattcgAGATTTTTTCtttatcataaaatatttttccgcGTAATTTATATATAGAAGACCTTTATCTACAATTATTGCCATATTTTGTGAGCTTCGCTCAGATAACTGAGATAAGGGCTCGATTATCTAGAACCTTTTGTAGGATCTCGCTTTTTTCGAGTCTAAACGCggcgaaagttttaaaattttattttattttgacaatcaaaatatttttttaagcaCTCGtatgtttttaataattaaacatacataggatgtttaaaacttttaccTTTAGTAAACaattttcacttggctccaattACACCGattaatatagcgacggttttttcaaaaccgtcgctaatataagCGACGGAtatataaaaccgtcgctacatgAAACGACTGTTTTTTTGAAGAATaccgtcgctatattaagcGACGGTTTTGAAAAAGCCGTCGCTATATTAATCggcggtttttttaaaaaaccgccGTTTAAGTAGCGACGGTTTGTAACcacaattcataaaaaaaactaCTAcgcaaaaattataattatgtagTAAATTTtcggtaaaaaaaaaattaaaacctgATTTGCGCGATGATATGCAGCTCCACGTAACGCTGGAAGATCGCACCGACGAGCAAATCTACGAAATAAATACGAAAAAATGTtagtacaaaataaaaaaatcgaaatttcgaaaaaattgaTAGAGTTTAACTACTACTAGAGATAGACGAAAAATTGTTTAGGAAAATGTTCGCGAAACTCGGTATATATAGAATCATAGCGACGGTTCTTCccaaaccgtcgctataatAGCAACAGTTTGGCAAAAACGGTCGTCAATCtagatcggcgacggtttttttataaccgtcgctattatAGCGACAGTTTTTGTTGAACCGTTGctataatagcgacggtttttaataaaacggTCGCTTATCAAATTAAGCGACGGTTTACTAAAAACCATTGCtattatagcgacggttttaatagAAACGTCgctatattagcgacggtttttatatAACCCGTCACTAATATTGCGACTGTTTGACAAACATGTCGCCATTTTGTACGACGGTAGAATACAAGACTGTCGCATAATGCGACGGGTAAAAAACCCGTCGCACAAAATAACGACGGGTTTATCAAACAGTCGCAATAGTAGCGACGGTTCATGAAAAAAAGTCGCTagtatagcgacggtttttcttgAACCGTCGCTTCCGTCGCTATGCCTTCCGTTTTTTGTAGTGATAGTTGTTGGCCAATATTTCCCATGTCCAAATAGCTCATAGACAAACTTAATAAGTCATGGTTAGATTAAAAAAAACACATCATATGTACAAAAGTGACTCTAAGACATACTTTACACGTATCAAAACTTCAATGAAATAAATGACAATATTCAAACTCCCCAGCATAACCTGTGTCATATTTGTATCTCATGTTTGTGGACATTCTGAATTGGGCAATGTTTGCTACTAGTAAGTTCCCTGTATATGACGGTTGCAGCAACTGCCAATTCCATAGAAATATTTTTAGCAATTATTCCTCTCTTATGCTCATATGTTCTTTCTATAGGAACCGTGTTCACTTGGTTTCCGTCAGAAATCCTTCTAAGATATTATGACTTACGTGATCCAAAATACGATGAACTCTCATTGACTTGGTGCTCCCCATTGTTGGATCCCGGTTTTCTACGTGctcaaacgcagcggaagttttaaaatttttatttt
It contains:
- the LOC142531647 gene encoding uncharacterized protein LOC142531647 isoform X1, encoding MRSKKRTAGDAESSTAEAVEDPIAHIQSQLYVNHLYSLVLIHCGCGPLFVSVSLSLYLNLIVANVCSCSFFDGESLATFLKSFQREIESARALDAALPYKFWVKQQFSVGVNEVMRVLERMPPRRGMAGSSEESPSPNHDDSKAPRLYLQAIFLASDCNPRWLTKHLPALADSRNVPLVFMKDSKRGSLRLGELIKIKTATAIGIKRKFYQPTN
- the LOC142531660 gene encoding protein TIC 20-v, chloroplastic-like produces the protein MATTINLFSTPAATFVKQPLYAFSSSLNPSLRFSPLNFRTPPLRKLTTTRKFTITSQSKGSNSANAPDRLISAITYFYPFFDGIQYGKYVITQFSPFQTIIQPFLPAIKIFKSFPFNGLLVFLTLYFVVVRNPNFTPIIRFFFVVNTMQAIVLDVLLIFLDLLERSFSPREGVGLDLVMSLDSTVFLFLFVCLIYGSSSCLLGQLPRLPLVAEAADRQVM
- the LOC142531647 gene encoding uncharacterized protein LOC142531647 isoform X2, yielding MRSKKRTAGDAESSTAEAVEDPIAHIQSQLFFDGESLATFLKSFQREIESARALDAALPYKFWVKQQFSVGVNEVMRVLERMPPRRGMAGSSEESPSPNHDDSKAPRLYLQAIFLASDCNPRWLTKHLPALADSRNVPLVFMKDSKRGSLRLGELIKIKTATAIGIKGRGNSINQLIENILLGGKIDDSIEN